The Afipia massiliensis genome has a segment encoding these proteins:
- the ltnD gene encoding L-threonate dehydrogenase, with the protein MSVKMGRVGVIGLGSMGFGMALSLKRAGFDVAGCDVAPEVTARLVAEGGQGAASPAEAAKDADAVVSVVVNAAQTETILFGTQGVAETLPKGAVFISSATMDPDVARRMAKQLEASGRHYLDAPISGGAQRAAQGELTILASGSQAAFAKARPALDAMSAKLYELGDQPGQGAAFKMINQLLAGVHIAAASEAMVFAAKQGLDISKVYEVITASAGNSWMFENRMPHVLDGDYTPRSAVDIFVKDLGIIQDMARTAKFPVPVSAAALQMFLMTSAAGMGRDDDASVARMYARVTGTKLPGEKN; encoded by the coding sequence ATGTCCGTCAAGATGGGACGCGTCGGGGTCATCGGTCTCGGATCGATGGGCTTTGGCATGGCGCTGTCGCTCAAACGTGCCGGCTTCGACGTCGCGGGTTGCGATGTCGCGCCAGAGGTCACTGCGCGGCTTGTCGCCGAGGGCGGACAGGGCGCTGCGTCACCAGCGGAAGCGGCGAAGGACGCCGATGCGGTGGTCAGCGTCGTCGTGAACGCGGCGCAAACCGAAACCATTCTGTTCGGCACTCAAGGGGTGGCCGAAACACTGCCAAAAGGCGCAGTCTTTATATCCTCGGCGACGATGGATCCGGACGTGGCAAGGCGCATGGCCAAACAGCTTGAAGCGAGCGGCAGACACTATCTCGATGCGCCGATCAGCGGCGGCGCGCAGCGTGCCGCGCAGGGCGAATTGACCATTCTTGCCTCGGGCAGCCAGGCTGCCTTCGCCAAGGCAAGGCCCGCGCTCGACGCGATGTCTGCGAAACTCTACGAACTGGGCGATCAGCCGGGGCAGGGCGCGGCGTTCAAAATGATCAATCAATTGCTGGCCGGCGTGCATATCGCCGCCGCCAGCGAGGCTATGGTCTTCGCGGCGAAGCAGGGTCTCGACATTAGCAAAGTTTATGAAGTGATCACGGCATCCGCCGGCAATTCATGGATGTTCGAGAACCGGATGCCGCATGTGCTGGACGGCGACTACACGCCGCGCAGCGCGGTCGACATTTTCGTCAAGGATCTCGGCATCATTCAGGATATGGCGCGAACCGCGAAGTTCCCGGTACCGGTATCGGCGGCGGCCTTGCAGATGTTTCTCATGACATCCGCAGCTGGTATGGGCCGCGATGACGACGCATCGGTTGCGCGGATGTATGCACGCGTAACCGGAACGAAACTGCCGGGTGAAAAGAACTAA
- a CDS encoding aldolase produces MTETRLRDQICQFGRSLFERGLTPGSSGNISVRLDDGGWLVTPTNASLGFLDPARLSRLNGSGHPLSGDAPTKEIPLHAALYETRRGARAVVHLHCAHCVAVSMLPEIDPKAALPPLTPYYMMRCGATALLPYYRPGDAAVADAIRGLAGKYSCVLLSNHGPVVSGDTLEAAVFATEELEETAKLYLMTRGMNPRTLTPEQVTDLAAAFGKSKPGTTS; encoded by the coding sequence ATGACGGAAACAAGGCTTCGCGATCAAATCTGCCAGTTCGGCCGCTCGCTGTTCGAACGAGGCCTGACCCCGGGGTCTTCGGGAAACATCAGCGTCCGCCTCGACGACGGCGGCTGGCTGGTCACGCCGACCAACGCTTCGCTGGGCTTCCTTGATCCCGCGCGTCTTTCGCGGCTGAACGGATCCGGGCACCCTCTGTCAGGGGATGCGCCGACCAAGGAGATCCCCCTGCATGCGGCGCTCTATGAAACCAGACGCGGCGCAAGGGCTGTTGTGCACCTGCACTGTGCGCATTGTGTCGCCGTATCCATGCTTCCGGAGATCGACCCGAAGGCAGCGCTGCCGCCGCTGACACCCTATTACATGATGCGTTGTGGCGCCACGGCGCTGTTGCCCTACTACCGTCCGGGCGATGCGGCGGTGGCCGATGCGATCCGCGGGCTCGCCGGAAAATACTCTTGCGTGCTGCTCTCCAATCATGGTCCGGTGGTTTCGGGCGATACGCTCGAAGCTGCCGTCTTCGCCACGGAAGAGCTTGAAGAAACAGCGAAGCTCTATCTGATGACCCGTGGCATGAACCCGCGAACACTGACGCCGGAGCAGGTCACCGACCTTGCTGCAGCATTTGGGAAATCGAAACCGGGTACAACGTCATGA
- the arsC gene encoding arsenate reductase (glutaredoxin) (This arsenate reductase requires both glutathione and glutaredoxin to convert arsenate to arsenite, after which the efflux transporter formed by ArsA and ArsB can extrude the arsenite from the cell, providing resistance.), whose amino-acid sequence MTVTIYHNPACGTSRNTLAMIRQSGEEPTVIEYLETPPSRDQLVALIKDMNIPVRALLREKGTPFAALGLSDPALTDDQLLDAMITHPILINRPIVVTPKGVRLCRPSELVLGLLQNPVATFVKEDGEIVGVTQP is encoded by the coding sequence ATGACTGTCACCATCTATCACAATCCCGCCTGCGGAACGTCGCGGAACACGCTCGCGATGATCCGGCAGAGCGGCGAAGAGCCAACTGTCATCGAGTATCTTGAGACACCACCTTCCCGCGACCAACTGGTCGCTCTGATCAAAGACATGAACATTCCGGTGCGCGCGCTGCTCCGTGAAAAAGGCACACCGTTCGCAGCGCTCGGCCTTTCCGACCCGGCCTTGACCGACGACCAGTTGCTGGATGCGATGATAACGCATCCAATCCTGATCAATCGACCTATCGTCGTGACTCCCAAGGGTGTTCGCCTCTGCCGTCCTTCAGAGCTCGTGCTTGGATTGCTGCAAAATCCCGTCGCGACGTTTGTCAAAGAGGATGGCGAGATCGTTGGTGTCACACAGCCGTAA
- a CDS encoding PQQ-dependent sugar dehydrogenase, with protein MFYAFKNHALTSAAAAAFVCASAISASAQTPNNNLDKLGNFQKTGVTEIPTVPQTGRKVDAIKANLAKIKLPPGFKISLYALVPDARHIAVGPQGVVTFVGTRKSKVYAVTDRGKAGFAEEVKEFAPSVSFTIPNGVCFSKDGFLFVAEQNRILNFPAAEFFYESPDIAVAVVVPQGELIPKDDESFNHTARVCRVGADNKIYVTLGQPFNVPAKDKLEGYAKHGIGGIIRVDQDGKNKEVYAQGVRNSVGMDFNPKNNQLWFTDNQVDGMGDNIPPGELNRATQIGQNFGFPYFGGGKVRTVEYKADTPPANVVYPEVEMDAHAADLGMTFYNGKSFPAKYRGGIFSAQHGSWNRTDPIGARVMFTSLKPDGSADKTEVFASGWLTPDGEYTGRPVDIATLRDGSMLVSDDLAGALYRITYDGK; from the coding sequence ATGTTTTACGCTTTCAAAAATCACGCCCTGACTTCAGCCGCAGCCGCTGCGTTTGTGTGCGCATCGGCAATTTCTGCATCGGCTCAAACTCCGAACAACAATTTGGACAAGCTCGGCAATTTCCAGAAGACCGGCGTCACTGAAATTCCAACCGTTCCGCAGACAGGCCGCAAGGTCGATGCGATCAAGGCCAATCTCGCCAAGATCAAACTGCCGCCAGGCTTCAAAATCAGTCTTTATGCGCTCGTTCCCGATGCGCGGCATATCGCCGTCGGACCGCAAGGTGTCGTGACGTTCGTCGGCACACGAAAGAGCAAGGTCTACGCCGTCACCGATCGCGGCAAGGCTGGTTTCGCGGAGGAAGTGAAAGAGTTCGCGCCGTCCGTCAGTTTCACCATTCCGAACGGCGTCTGCTTCTCCAAGGATGGATTCCTCTTCGTCGCCGAACAGAATCGCATTCTCAATTTCCCTGCCGCCGAATTCTTCTATGAAAGCCCTGATATCGCTGTCGCCGTGGTCGTTCCGCAGGGCGAGCTGATCCCCAAGGACGATGAAAGCTTCAATCACACCGCTCGCGTCTGCCGTGTCGGCGCGGACAACAAGATCTATGTGACGCTTGGACAGCCGTTCAACGTGCCGGCGAAGGATAAGCTCGAAGGCTACGCGAAACATGGCATCGGCGGCATCATCCGCGTCGATCAGGATGGCAAGAACAAAGAAGTTTACGCCCAAGGCGTCCGCAATTCGGTCGGCATGGATTTCAACCCGAAGAACAACCAGCTCTGGTTCACGGACAACCAGGTCGACGGCATGGGCGATAACATCCCGCCCGGCGAGCTGAACCGCGCTACACAAATCGGCCAGAACTTTGGCTTCCCCTATTTCGGCGGCGGCAAGGTCCGGACCGTCGAGTACAAGGCTGACACCCCGCCGGCCAACGTCGTGTATCCGGAAGTCGAGATGGACGCCCATGCGGCCGACCTCGGCATGACGTTCTATAACGGCAAGTCTTTCCCGGCCAAGTATCGCGGCGGCATTTTCTCGGCCCAGCATGGATCATGGAATCGTACCGATCCGATCGGCGCACGGGTAATGTTCACTTCGCTCAAGCCCGATGGTAGCGCCGACAAAACGGAAGTCTTTGCGTCCGGTTGGTTGACCCCGGATGGCGAATACACGGGACGGCCGGTCGACATCGCAACGCTGCGTGACGGCTCAATGCTGGTGTCTGACGATCTGGCCGGCGCACTGTACAGGATCACTTACGACGGAAAATAA
- a CDS encoding c-type cytochrome gives MIARAFVSLFTLGLLGSLMGTAHAADVKAGRKKAQMCAACHGIDGISKMPMAPNIAGSPAMYLEKQMKSFRSEERKDETMNVVAKPLSDADIADLAAWYSGLTVDVTLPN, from the coding sequence ATGATCGCGCGCGCATTTGTCAGCCTTTTCACCCTCGGCCTCCTGGGTTCCTTGATGGGCACGGCTCATGCTGCCGACGTAAAGGCCGGACGTAAAAAGGCTCAGATGTGCGCAGCCTGTCACGGCATCGACGGCATTTCCAAAATGCCGATGGCACCCAATATCGCCGGCTCGCCCGCGATGTATCTGGAAAAGCAAATGAAGTCCTTCCGCTCCGAGGAGCGCAAGGACGAGACCATGAATGTGGTTGCCAAGCCGCTGTCCGATGCAGACATTGCCGATCTCGCCGCTTGGTACTCGGGGCTAACGGTCGACGTCACGCTGCCAAACTGA
- the pip gene encoding prolyl aminopeptidase, with protein MGPDAAATSSKRADRLAPLSVQHMAVSDGHEIYIETVGRPDGIPAVYLHGGPGSGCQPDHRGLFDPQRFHAVLFDQRGAGRSRPKGSREANTLPHLIADMEAIRESLGFERWLVVGGSWGATLALAYAQAYPQRVSGIVLRATFLGTGDELEGAFLDTLPRLYPDLNDDFLGLLLPEERAQPLQAYWRRILDPDPAVHGPASRAWHDTERVLSDHKPSKSRLDLAAVNNVERGLPSTPFMEAHYFQNGCFLKPGQLLANAGQLKGIPGLIVQGRYDLLCPPSTAHALLKAWPDATLRMVEAAGHSLYDPGVRDAVIEAIDGLSRT; from the coding sequence ATGGGGCCTGACGCCGCTGCGACCTCAAGCAAGCGAGCAGATCGCTTAGCGCCGCTCTCCGTGCAGCACATGGCGGTTAGCGACGGCCACGAGATTTATATTGAGACGGTCGGTCGTCCGGACGGTATTCCTGCGGTTTATCTGCATGGCGGGCCCGGCAGCGGCTGCCAGCCCGATCATCGGGGATTGTTCGACCCACAGCGGTTTCATGCGGTGCTATTCGATCAGCGCGGCGCCGGCAGGAGCCGCCCCAAGGGATCGCGCGAGGCCAACACGCTGCCGCATCTGATTGCGGACATGGAAGCCATTCGCGAAAGCCTCGGCTTCGAGCGATGGCTTGTTGTCGGTGGTTCGTGGGGCGCGACTCTGGCGCTTGCCTACGCGCAGGCTTATCCGCAACGCGTCAGCGGCATTGTTCTGCGCGCGACGTTTCTCGGGACGGGCGATGAGCTGGAAGGCGCATTTCTCGACACCCTGCCGCGTCTCTACCCGGACCTGAACGATGATTTTCTCGGTCTGCTTCTTCCGGAGGAGCGCGCGCAACCGCTTCAGGCCTATTGGCGGCGTATTCTCGATCCCGACCCCGCGGTTCATGGACCTGCATCCCGCGCCTGGCACGATACCGAGCGCGTTTTGTCCGATCACAAACCATCAAAAAGTCGGCTTGATCTTGCCGCGGTCAACAATGTCGAGCGCGGGCTTCCATCGACGCCGTTCATGGAGGCTCATTACTTTCAGAACGGTTGCTTCCTGAAACCCGGGCAACTTTTGGCGAATGCCGGACAGTTAAAAGGGATTCCCGGCCTGATCGTGCAGGGGCGTTACGATCTGCTTTGTCCACCCTCGACCGCGCATGCGTTGCTGAAGGCCTGGCCAGACGCCACCTTGCGAATGGTCGAGGCCGCTGGTCATTCGCTGTATGATCCTGGCGTAAGGGATGCGGTTATCGAAGCCATCGATGGATTGTCTCGCACCTAG
- the pqqE gene encoding pyrroloquinoline quinone biosynthesis protein PqqE, with protein MSPTLTDASPVRADPADGLAVLEARKSQAETFGIPLAVLAELTHRCPLQCPYCSNPLELERSGAELTTAEWKRVLSELAEIGVLQIHFSGGEPTARKDLVEIVQHSTDAGLYSNLITSAVLLSKDKLAALADAGLCHIQISFQGSEEGVADRVAGLKDAHAKKIEVARWARELGLPLTVNAVMHRQNLFQLADIVQMAVDLDADRLEVANVQYYGWALKNRAALMPTMDQIDETSRIVEEAQVRLKGILAIDYVVPDYYALRPKKCMGGWGRQFFNISPSGKILPCHAAETITGLEFESVRNYSIAWIWQNSEAFNRYRGTGWMPEPCQSCEYKEVDYGGCRCQAFALTGNAANTDPACALSPMHEQIFKTAVSEAAGDNRRFIYRNFAGGTLEVDTHGA; from the coding sequence ATGAGTCCGACGCTGACCGATGCTTCTCCTGTCCGCGCCGATCCAGCCGATGGATTGGCGGTGCTGGAGGCGCGCAAGTCGCAGGCGGAAACTTTTGGCATTCCACTGGCGGTCCTGGCGGAACTCACGCACCGTTGTCCACTGCAATGCCCATACTGCTCGAATCCACTGGAGCTTGAGCGCAGCGGCGCGGAGCTCACCACGGCTGAGTGGAAGCGCGTGCTGAGCGAACTCGCCGAAATCGGCGTACTCCAGATTCATTTTTCCGGCGGGGAGCCCACGGCGCGCAAGGATCTCGTTGAGATCGTTCAGCACTCCACAGATGCCGGACTGTATTCAAACCTCATCACCTCTGCCGTGCTGCTGAGCAAGGACAAACTCGCCGCTTTGGCCGATGCGGGGCTTTGTCACATCCAGATCAGTTTTCAGGGTAGTGAGGAGGGTGTTGCCGACCGCGTCGCCGGATTGAAGGATGCCCATGCGAAGAAGATCGAGGTTGCACGCTGGGCTCGTGAGCTTGGTCTGCCGCTGACGGTGAACGCGGTGATGCACCGTCAGAACCTGTTTCAGCTTGCGGACATTGTTCAGATGGCAGTCGATCTCGATGCCGACAGGCTCGAAGTCGCCAATGTCCAGTATTACGGCTGGGCGCTGAAGAACCGCGCGGCGCTGATGCCCACGATGGATCAGATCGACGAGACCTCCCGCATCGTTGAAGAGGCGCAGGTGCGGCTGAAAGGCATTCTCGCCATCGACTACGTCGTACCGGACTACTATGCATTGCGTCCCAAGAAATGCATGGGCGGCTGGGGAAGGCAGTTCTTCAACATCTCGCCGTCAGGCAAGATCCTGCCGTGCCATGCGGCGGAAACGATCACGGGGCTGGAATTCGAGTCGGTCCGGAATTATTCGATCGCGTGGATCTGGCAGAACTCCGAAGCGTTCAATCGCTATCGCGGAACCGGCTGGATGCCGGAGCCGTGTCAAAGTTGCGAGTACAAGGAGGTCGATTATGGCGGTTGCCGCTGTCAGGCCTTTGCACTGACCGGGAATGCGGCCAACACCGATCCGGCCTGCGCGCTCTCGCCCATGCACGAACAGATATTCAAAACGGCGGTGAGCGAGGCTGCCGGTGACAACCGGCGTTTCATCTATCGTAATTTCGCCGGCGGCACGCTCGAGGTAGATACGCATGGGGCCTGA
- the pqqD gene encoding pyrroloquinoline quinone biosynthesis peptide chaperone PqqD has translation MRNRRIDITEGSHPVLARHAKLKFDEARQVWVVLVPERVLAPDEIAVEILQLCDGVRTVDQIIDVLAAKYAADRGLIGTDVIAMLRDLAEKGFLAEAQDTKP, from the coding sequence TTGCGAAACCGGCGGATCGACATAACTGAAGGAAGCCACCCAGTTCTGGCGCGGCACGCCAAACTGAAATTCGACGAAGCGCGTCAGGTTTGGGTTGTTCTGGTGCCTGAGAGAGTGCTTGCGCCGGACGAGATCGCGGTGGAGATTCTGCAGCTCTGCGATGGCGTCCGCACCGTCGATCAGATTATCGATGTGCTGGCCGCCAAGTATGCCGCTGATCGTGGCCTGATCGGCACCGATGTCATTGCCATGCTGCGGGATCTCGCGGAAAAAGGCTTTCTCGCCGAGGCACAGGACACCAAACCATGA
- the pqqC gene encoding pyrroloquinoline-quinone synthase PqqC, whose translation MIATSVFALKTGTPLATADELETALRGIGATRYHNLHPFHRLLHGGKLNKGQVQAWALNRYYYQSSIPIKDAVVISRFRDRNIRLEWRHRIVDHDGDVDTEGGIERWLKLTEGLGLDSAYVESAEGILPATRFAVDAYVHFVRDRTPLEAIASSLTELFAPNLHEERISGMLAHYDFINPNIMSYFKLRMEQAPRDANFALDFVKKHAKTPEEREAVCNALIFKTNVLWVQLDALYHAYVDGHVPPGAFLPEKG comes from the coding sequence TTGATCGCGACGAGCGTGTTTGCATTGAAGACCGGAACGCCGCTTGCGACAGCGGACGAACTTGAGACGGCGCTTCGAGGCATCGGCGCCACGCGTTATCACAACCTGCATCCGTTCCACCGGTTGTTGCATGGCGGCAAACTTAACAAAGGGCAGGTGCAGGCCTGGGCCCTTAATCGCTACTACTATCAGAGTTCCATTCCGATCAAGGATGCGGTGGTGATCTCGCGGTTCCGTGATCGCAACATCAGGCTGGAATGGCGGCACCGCATCGTAGATCACGACGGCGATGTGGACACCGAGGGTGGGATCGAACGCTGGCTGAAGCTGACTGAAGGGCTAGGTCTCGACAGCGCCTACGTCGAATCCGCCGAGGGCATCCTTCCGGCAACGCGCTTCGCCGTGGATGCCTACGTCCATTTCGTCCGGGACCGGACGCCGCTGGAGGCCATTGCGTCGTCTCTGACCGAGCTGTTTGCGCCGAACCTGCACGAAGAGCGCATTTCGGGGATGCTGGCGCATTACGACTTCATCAACCCGAACATCATGAGCTATTTCAAGCTTCGTATGGAGCAGGCACCGCGCGATGCCAATTTCGCCCTCGATTTCGTCAAGAAACACGCAAAAACGCCGGAAGAACGTGAAGCGGTCTGCAATGCGCTGATCTTCAAGACCAACGTGCTCTGGGTTCAGCTCGATGCGCTCTATCATGCCTATGTCGATGGTCATGTTCCGCCGGGTGCTTTTCTGCCCGAGAAGGGCTGA
- the pqqB gene encoding pyrroloquinoline quinone biosynthesis protein PqqB: MMRVVVLGAAAGGGVPQWNCNCEICRAARDGRPELRATQASIAVSADGEHWFLVNASPDLRQQVIATPQLHPKTDQLRHSPITGVILTNGEVDAVAGLLSLREGSPFTIYAHQRVLSILKSNSIFNVLDEKRARREPIEFDVAFEPKFSDGSLSGLEVLPFAVPGKRAWYLEGESGSEDPGDTLGLRISDKRNGEHLYFLAACAALTPELKQRLQGAPLIFFDGTLWRDDELISAGLGIKTGQRMGHMAMSGEDGAIAAFADLGIARKIFLHINNSNPVLLPGSAERQAAERAGWQIPSDGAEITI; the protein is encoded by the coding sequence CTGATGCGCGTCGTCGTTCTTGGAGCTGCGGCGGGCGGGGGCGTTCCGCAATGGAACTGCAATTGTGAAATCTGCCGGGCCGCGCGCGATGGGCGCCCGGAACTGCGCGCGACACAGGCTTCCATCGCCGTTAGCGCAGACGGGGAGCACTGGTTTCTGGTTAATGCCTCGCCGGACCTGCGTCAGCAGGTGATAGCGACTCCCCAACTTCATCCCAAGACAGATCAGTTGCGGCATAGTCCCATTACCGGCGTCATTCTGACCAATGGCGAGGTCGATGCTGTAGCCGGGCTGCTATCGCTTCGCGAAGGCTCGCCGTTCACGATCTACGCTCATCAGCGGGTACTCTCTATTCTCAAGTCGAACAGCATCTTCAACGTGCTCGACGAGAAGCGCGCGCGGCGCGAGCCGATCGAGTTTGACGTGGCGTTTGAACCGAAATTTTCCGACGGCTCTCTCTCTGGCCTCGAGGTTCTTCCATTCGCCGTGCCGGGGAAGCGGGCGTGGTATCTTGAAGGCGAAAGCGGCAGCGAAGACCCTGGGGATACGCTTGGACTCCGGATTTCCGACAAACGAAACGGGGAGCATTTGTATTTCCTCGCCGCGTGCGCTGCGCTTACCCCTGAGCTGAAGCAACGCCTTCAAGGGGCCCCACTGATTTTCTTCGATGGGACGCTTTGGCGCGACGACGAACTGATCTCTGCTGGGCTTGGCATCAAGACGGGGCAGCGAATGGGTCACATGGCGATGTCCGGCGAGGACGGCGCGATAGCTGCGTTCGCGGACCTCGGCATTGCCCGCAAGATTTTCCTGCATATCAATAATTCGAATCCGGTTTTGCTTCCGGGCTCCGCCGAACGTCAGGCGGCCGAGCGTGCGGGCTGGCAAATTCCTTCGGACGGAGCGGAGATCACCATTTGA
- the pqqA gene encoding pyrroloquinoline quinone precursor peptide PqqA — MAWKTPRIVEVPVGMEINMYACAARK, encoded by the coding sequence ATGGCCTGGAAGACCCCTAGGATTGTCGAAGTGCCAGTGGGCATGGAAATCAATATGTACGCCTGCGCGGCACGAAAATAG
- the phoB gene encoding phosphate regulon transcriptional regulator PhoB — protein MSARILVVEDEEALTTLLRYNLDAEGYDVETVARGDDADTRLKEHVPDLIVLDWMLPGLSGIELCRRLRARPETKQIPIIMLTARGEESERVRGLATGADDYIVKPFSVPELLARVKGLLRRASPERLATVLAFGDIELDRDRRRVARSGRPIDLGPTEYRLLEFFLEHPGRVFSREQLLDGVWGRDIYIDERTVDVHIGRLRKLLNLGRESDPIRTVRGAGYALDDRFAKAE, from the coding sequence ATGAGCGCCCGAATTCTTGTGGTCGAAGACGAAGAAGCGCTGACAACGCTGCTTCGCTACAACCTTGATGCCGAGGGCTACGACGTCGAAACGGTTGCACGTGGCGACGATGCGGATACACGGCTCAAGGAGCATGTTCCCGATCTCATCGTCCTCGACTGGATGCTTCCGGGCCTGTCCGGGATTGAGCTATGCCGCCGGTTGCGTGCGCGACCAGAGACCAAGCAGATTCCAATCATCATGCTGACCGCGCGCGGCGAGGAAAGCGAACGGGTGAGGGGGCTTGCAACTGGTGCGGACGATTACATCGTGAAGCCGTTCTCGGTGCCGGAATTGCTGGCACGCGTGAAGGGTCTTTTGCGGCGTGCCAGTCCTGAGCGCCTCGCCACGGTGCTCGCATTCGGCGACATCGAATTGGATCGGGACAGACGGCGCGTTGCTCGCTCGGGCCGTCCTATCGATCTCGGACCGACCGAATACCGGCTCCTGGAGTTCTTCCTTGAGCACCCGGGACGCGTGTTCAGCCGCGAGCAGTTGCTCGACGGCGTATGGGGGCGCGACATCTATATCGATGAGCGTACCGTAGACGTCCACATCGGGCGGCTGCGGAAGCTTCTGAATCTCGGGCGAGAATCCGATCCGATCCGCACCGTTCGCGGCGCAGGCTATGCGCTTGACGATCGATTTGCCAAGGCGGAATAG
- the phoU gene encoding phosphate signaling complex protein PhoU, translated as MGSDHTAKAFDEDLQELNRLVAEMGGLAERQIVDSVDALIRRDVALGKRVVAADLDIDKLQHLIEERAVLTIARRQPMAVDLREIVSSMRVATDLERIGDLSKNIGKRVAALDSDFHPLKLIRGLEHMTDLVQSQVKSVLDAYAAHDLPAAMVVWKGDEEVDAICTSLFRELLTYMMEDPRNIGFCIHLMFCAKNIERIGDHATNIAETVFYMIEGQQMIDQRPKGDMTNFAAAASGN; from the coding sequence ATGGGTTCAGATCACACCGCCAAGGCGTTCGATGAAGACCTTCAGGAGCTTAACCGGCTTGTGGCCGAGATGGGCGGCCTGGCTGAACGGCAGATCGTCGATTCCGTCGATGCCTTGATCCGCCGCGACGTTGCGCTTGGCAAGCGTGTCGTCGCCGCAGACCTCGACATCGACAAGCTGCAGCACCTGATCGAGGAGCGTGCGGTTCTGACGATTGCGCGCCGTCAGCCAATGGCGGTCGACTTGCGCGAGATCGTCAGCTCGATGCGTGTCGCGACCGATCTTGAGCGTATCGGCGACCTGTCCAAGAATATCGGTAAGCGCGTTGCGGCGCTCGATAGTGATTTTCATCCGCTGAAATTGATCCGCGGACTGGAGCACATGACCGACCTTGTGCAGTCGCAGGTGAAATCTGTGCTCGATGCCTACGCAGCGCATGATCTGCCTGCCGCCATGGTGGTCTGGAAGGGCGACGAGGAGGTCGATGCGATTTGCACCTCGCTGTTCCGTGAACTCCTGACCTACATGATGGAAGACCCGCGCAACATCGGCTTCTGTATCCACCTGATGTTCTGCGCCAAGAACATCGAGCGGATTGGCGATCACGCGACCAATATCGCAGAGACGGTGTTCTATATGATCGAAGGCCAGCAGATGATCGATCAGCGCCCGAAGGGCGATATGACGAACTTTGCAGCGGCCGCGTCTGGAAATTAA
- the pstB gene encoding phosphate ABC transporter ATP-binding protein PstB, protein MSEQLSVSVDLPRGHVPGVVAQADARAKVTARDLNFYYGEHHALKNINLALGENRVTAFIGPSGCGKSTLLRIFNRMYDLYPGQRAVGHLMLDSTNILDPKLDLNLLRARIGMVFQKPTPFPMTIYENIAFGIRLYEKISKSEMDGRVEAALKGGALWNEVKDKLNASGLSLSGGQQQRLCIARTVAVRPEVILFDEPCSALDPISTAKIEELIQELKEDYTIAIVTHNMQQAARVSDKTAFMYLGELIEFDDTNKIFTSPTDRRTQDYITGRFG, encoded by the coding sequence ATGAGCGAACAGCTTTCAGTGAGTGTTGATCTTCCGCGCGGGCACGTACCGGGGGTAGTTGCCCAGGCGGACGCGCGAGCCAAGGTGACAGCGCGCGACTTGAATTTCTATTATGGCGAGCATCACGCTCTGAAGAACATCAATCTTGCTCTGGGCGAGAATCGTGTCACCGCATTTATCGGTCCGTCGGGATGCGGCAAATCGACTTTGCTGCGCATCTTCAACCGGATGTACGATCTCTATCCTGGTCAGCGTGCGGTCGGACACCTGATGCTGGATTCGACCAACATTCTGGATCCGAAGCTCGACCTCAATCTGTTGCGCGCCCGGATCGGAATGGTGTTCCAGAAGCCGACACCGTTTCCGATGACGATCTACGAGAACATCGCTTTCGGCATCAGGCTTTACGAGAAGATCTCGAAGTCGGAAATGGACGGCCGCGTCGAAGCCGCGCTGAAGGGTGGAGCGCTCTGGAACGAGGTCAAGGATAAGTTGAATGCCAGCGGTCTCAGCCTGTCAGGCGGGCAGCAGCAACGCCTGTGCATCGCGCGCACCGTTGCGGTTCGTCCCGAGGTGATCCTGTTCGACGAGCCTTGCTCGGCGCTCGATCCGATTTCGACCGCGAAGATCGAGGAGCTGATCCAGGAGCTGAAGGAAGATTACACGATCGCCATCGTAACGCATAATATGCAGCAGGCGGCGCGTGTGTCGGACAAGACCGCGTTCATGTATCTCGGCGAATTGATCGAGTTCGACGACACCAACAAGATTTTCACCTCGCCGACCGATCGGCGCACGCAAGACTACATCACCGGCCGATTCGGCTGA